A genome region from Triticum aestivum cultivar Chinese Spring chromosome 2B, IWGSC CS RefSeq v2.1, whole genome shotgun sequence includes the following:
- the LOC123041664 gene encoding endogenous alpha-amylase/subtilisin inhibitor: MSSRRVGLLLLSLLATTLTCSADPPPVHDTDGNELRTDANYYVLPANRAHGGGLTMAPGHGRRCPLFVSQEADGQRDGLPVRIAPHGGAPSDKIIRLSTDVRISFRAYTTCVQSTEWHIDSELVSGRRHVITGPVRDPSPSGRENAFRIEKYSGAEVHEYKLMACGDSCQDLGVFRDLKGGAWFLGATEPYHVVVFKKAPPA, from the coding sequence ATGAGTAGCCGCCGTGTTGGCCTCCTTCTCCTCTCCCTTCTGGCCACCACCCTCACGTGCAGCGCGGATCCGCCGCCGGTGCACGACACGGACGGCAACGAGCTGCGCACCGACGCGAACTACTACGTCCTCCCGGCCAACCGCGCCCACGGCGGGGGGCTCACGATGGCGCCGGGCCACGGGCGCCGCTGCCCGCTGTTCGTCTCGCAGGAGGCCGACGGGCAGCGCGACGGCTTACCCGTGCGCATCGCCCCGCACGGCGGCGCGCCGTCCGACAAGATCATTCGGCTGTCGACCGACGTCCGCATCTCCTTCCGCGCCTACACGACATGCGTGCAGTCCACCGAGTGGCACATCGACAGCGAGCTGGTGTCGGGCCGCCGGCACGTGATCACCGGCCCGGTCAGGGACCCCAGCCCGAGCGGCAGGGAGAACGCCTTCCGCATCGAGAAGTACAGCGGCGCGGAGGTGCACGAGTACAAGCTCATGGCGTGCGGGGACTCGTGCCAGGACCTCGGCGTGTTCAGGGACCTCAAGGGCGGCGCATGGTTCTTGGGCGCCACCGAGCCATACCATGTCGTCGTGTTCAAGAAGGCGCCGCCCGCCTGA